In one Gossypium hirsutum isolate 1008001.06 chromosome D09, Gossypium_hirsutum_v2.1, whole genome shotgun sequence genomic region, the following are encoded:
- the LOC107892146 gene encoding uncharacterized protein isoform X2: MNVSEDESQLSAIARDDEDDSVAKMKAAEEALEAKQKVRHRLRKDHGIEGRIPIVFSLEKPKAKPLPFRGPTGEEYNPSDYQWGNSSNILKQNLK, encoded by the exons ATGAATGTCAGTGAAGATGAGAGTCAACTTTCTGCTATAGCTAG GGATGATGAAGATGATTCTGTTGCGAAGATGAAGGCAGCTGAGGAAGCCTTGGAAGCAAAACAAAAA GTGAGACACCGTTTAAGGAAAGATCATGGGATTGAGGGTAGAATTCCTATTGTTTTCTCTTTAGAGAAACCTAAAGCTAAGCCGCTTCCTTTTAGAGGACCAACTGGTGAGGAATACAACCCTTCAGATTATCAA TGGGGAAATTCATCCAATATATTGAAGCAGAATTTGAAATGA
- the LOC107892146 gene encoding uncharacterized protein isoform X1 codes for MNVSEDESQLSAIARDDEDDSVAKMKAAEEALEAKQKVRHRLRKDHGIEGRIPIVFSLEKPKAKPLPFRGPTGEEYNPSDYQVRMLASYFCSFKVLCLIT; via the exons ATGAATGTCAGTGAAGATGAGAGTCAACTTTCTGCTATAGCTAG GGATGATGAAGATGATTCTGTTGCGAAGATGAAGGCAGCTGAGGAAGCCTTGGAAGCAAAACAAAAA GTGAGACACCGTTTAAGGAAAGATCATGGGATTGAGGGTAGAATTCCTATTGTTTTCTCTTTAGAGAAACCTAAAGCTAAGCCGCTTCCTTTTAGAGGACCAACTGGTGAGGAATACAACCCTTCAGATTATCAAGTGAGGATGCTTGCTTCTTACTTTTGCAGTTTTAAAGTACTTTGTTTGATCACCTAA